Part of the Musa acuminata AAA Group cultivar baxijiao chromosome BXJ2-7, Cavendish_Baxijiao_AAA, whole genome shotgun sequence genome is shown below.
TTAatactaaaaattaaaattaaataacaatataTCATATTATGTACTTTTCAATGTAATCTAGAAAGCTTATATATGATCGGCAAACACATTGTCATTGAACTACAAGGAAAACTAGACTCATATTCTCTTCTCTTTCTATCATTCACAAGgtcattataaataatatattagggACTAAGTGAGATTAAGAATATTTATAATCTCAATTGTTGATTGTATGTTTATATAGACAAGAATAGAGAATCTAAGATAATAATAAGAAGAGtttttttcatgatattttaaGAAATTCTATTATAATTAGACTTCCTTTATTAATAATCATTATCAAatttaatcaaatttataatatatcttatctaattaaataaaattatataattaaaaaatttcttACTCTCAAAGACCATACCACTTCATTGTTGGTTTTAGAGTTATTTCATACAATGTTTTATGTAGATATGTGTCTTATAGGTAAATCTTTGATTGGTGgttggtcatatatatatatatatatatatatatatatatatatatatatataacttaaaaaGATTATTAGGTTTTTAGTTAATAGTATCCTCTTAATTGATTTTTATGTAAggatatttctttttgttatttgatgAAAATATCCCTTCATACTCTACCAATAGTCACGTTTCTTCCTAACATAAACAGTTATAGGAACAAGGATGAGTAAGAGAGAAAATCGCTCACATTGAGAGTAAAAGCGACGAGTGATATCACTTGCGATGGATGAAGGGATGACGATACGTTGATGGGAGTGGATGAGGGAGGGTGAAAGAATATTTTTAttgaattaatataaaaaaattcttatataAAAACCAATCATGGGGACAACATTAGCTAAAAGCTTGATAGTAAAAACTATTTTTAGAAGGTAAAATTTCCTTTGGATGTATTTATCCTTACTTTTGAATTTTGATGTTATTGAGAAAATTGTACTCGTTTTCGTAAGTAATGAAGCCTATTTTTCTTGAGGCACAAAAAGTGGGTCTCCTAATGGGTCTAATGGCTTGGCATTCCTCATCGATTGATCGTCTCGTTCGTCCCATCGGTTGTGTTGGGCCGGTGGGGGCTCGTCAATTAAGGGCCGAAATCCAACCCAATCCCACGTTCAAATCCTAATTTTGACCAATCATTTCTCGGTCAATCTGCCCCGACCGAATCGCAGTCCCGCACCAGCCTTAACGCCAAAAGCTCGTCCCCGTCATTTCCACTAAAAGGCGAGGGTAGTCGGGGGCGAGCGAGCGAGCACGCTTCCCTGTGCCGGCGAGCCACCCAAATCCCACGCTTTATTGCTTCTTTCCACATAAAATACTACGGTGAACAATAAAGGACAGAAAAGAAGCCTCATCGCATGATTGCCCTCATCGTGTTCCGTGCCACGGCCTGTTCCCATCATTCCAACGTAGCCCCCATCTTATCGGGTCGGATCTACCCACTATTCAACTCCGAATCCAACCAAATCACCAATTGCTTTCGGACCTCACAGCGAATCGAGTTTTAAGAATCCGTACCCCTTGATCGGTCACTCCAGTGCAAAGATGAAAATAAATCGAATGATGAGGGCACGGATGTAACTTTAACCGTTACAGGTCGTCGTCTTTaccctccttttctttttctttataattattattattcattaatATATAGTTATGCAtatgagagagagcgagagaccgGAGCGATGTCGGAGAGCGCTTTCCCTTTCTCAGCGGCGAAGCTGGCGACCTCACCCCGGTTCTGCAACCCAATCACTACTAGAAGGTGACCGATTCCTGCCTCGCATTCGCTCCTTTGGTTTCTTTTCGCGGTTTCTTGCAAGTGTTGGAGGAGTTCTTTGAACCCCTACTGTCCCGGTGCTCTGTAACTTGGTTCGTGTTTTTGGGTTTCCACTGGATTCTCATCGAATGTAGTGGTTCTTCTCGGCTTTCCATGGTGACTCCTTGAAGAAAAACGTAAATTTTAGGGCTTTTTTGGTTGCATTCCTCTCTGTGTGTAACGGACGATGAAATGTCAGAATAAAGGAGGCAGTTTTATTCTGGTTTAAGCTTTCGATGCATTCTGCTTATGACTTTTATGAATACTATGTAGGTTGTGTCATTTGTTCTTGTAGATCAAGTTAAAGTTCTAGTGTTTCACATTCTTTCTTGACTATGGATGAAACGAGTACTATCTCCATATttgaaagttacaattgcttgttCTACATTTTTTAAAGCTATTTTACCATTTATACTGCTCATTTTGTAATATGACTCGTTCTCCCTCTCCTTTCTCATTAAACGAAAAAGATGAGCATATGAGGGTACtgatgaataaatattaaaaagagttccttttttttcttcattgtAAAAGTTGTGATATGCTCTGCAGGATATTTTCTGATGTAGCTGGAGATATAACCCTTTATGTTGATGGACAATCATTCTTATTACACAAGGTATGGCAGCCATTTATCGTTAAAAGAGGATCTTAAGCTGCTTTAATTTTGTTTATAGAAATTTATCTGTCTTGCTTATTTTCTATGGATGGTGCCGATGTCGTCACGAAGCTCATATAGCAACCAGGATTCGGATGTATATACTCATAATAGATGTTCTTATGATACCATCTGCATCCCCCTAAGTCAAACATTTTGTCACAAAGCTCATATAGCAACATTTTGTCACACAACAATGCAAAATTACAAGTTCGTCTAATGTGGATAAAGCTGAAATCAGAGTTTTCTGTTTGAGCCATCCATTCGTGGAATGTCTCTTCACGAAGTATGCAAGGAAAATAACGCCGTCCAAACAAGATAAACAATCATAACAAAGATAGAATGCAATATGGAGCTTCTGATTTGTAAATATACATAATAAGTCAAGGTGTATTAAATGGTCCTCAAGTGTGGGCTAAGGATAAAAGGATCTGCAAACTATAATTTCAATAGCAGAAGAAATAATTCTGGTCTTGTACAAATTAACAATCTATTCCCAGTGCTTTTTGTTCGAGATAAACTTGGTAGTTGACTACTTTGATGGCTTTTAATTATCAAAGAGATGCTGAAGTACATAATATATACTCTAGAAGTAACTGAGGCTAATATGATTAGTTGGCCGGCCACTGTTTCCCAAAAGTTTAGGAAGTACAAGAGGATGGAACATGACGAATAAGCTCTGGCATCTAGTCTTCACGTATGAGATGAATGAAGGATTAATGGGATTGGGAGGTGAACTTGAGTAAGAACATAAATTCATATATGGGCGAATTATTGTTTCAAGAAGGGGAAAAGGTAGTGGGAAAAATCTGCAGTCTTAAACATGATCTGCTTTAGtaccatgataaaaataaaaactagtttctttAGAGTTCTCTACTCTGAACATTTGACTATATTACTGATAATTGTTAATACGTCTGATGTTCCTACCATTTTGGAGATTGTTAAACTTTGAGGAATTtctgtttctttccttttctccCTGCTATTTATCAGTGGTCATTGGAATCACCAACCTGATCGTCTGCAACCATGTCATGACAGCGTACGATTTTACTATACTGAAAAAGTTTCCTATTTTCCTTCCTCGTGTCTCTCCTAATAATTCCCGGCACACTGTCTCTGACATCCTCACTCATCTCTCATGATCAGACCCTTTTGATCACTGTCAACTTCAACATGCATCGTTTTAAGCAAAGTAGAAAAGAAAGCATTTAAGACATCGGAAGATGGTGTGAAGGCTTTAGAAACATGATTGCACATGCCATATTCTTTGTTACCTTGTGCAACAAGCTGACACACCCTTGACAATTGTTATTTAATTGTATTGGACAGAACGAGGCCGATGCCACAACATGCTGATTGATACGTGCCAGACCAAGCCAAACTGATGTTGCCTGTTTTTGACATTAAAATCCTTGCATCGTGTCATTTTGTTCTTCTCACAAAGAGTTAATAGTCTTTCTTCATGTTTGCTTATTTCTAACCTTGCTCTTTATGTGCTTTCTGTGAAAACATCTTGTTTTCCTGTACCACAGAAACGTTCAAGGTTTTTAGTTTTTTGTTAGTGAGTATAAACATGTTTCAATGCATAAGCTTGGCACTTGGTGCCTATTGAAATTTATACTAGTTTCACCTGCAATTTTGTAGTTTCCTTTGGTTTCACGGAGTGGAAAAATTCGGAAAATGGTAATGGATTCCAGGGATCCAGATCTCTCCATGCTTGAGCTTCATGGTGTACCTGGGGGAGCAGAAGCTTTCGAACTTGCTGCTAAATTCTGTTATGGCACAAATTTTGAGATCACTGCAACTAATGTTGCCCATCTCCGTTGCATTGCTGAATATCTGGAGATGACAGAAGATTACCAGGAGAAAAATCTAATTGCTAGAGCAGAGACCTACTTAAGTGAGATTGTTGTGCAAAGTCTTGAGAAGTCGCTTGAAGTTTTATGTTCATGTGATGGCTTGCATCCCATAGCAGAGGAGGTTGGTATCCTAGATAGATGTGTGGATGCAGTTGCAATAAACGCCAGCAAGGAGCAGTTGGTTTCTGGTTTAGCCCGCTTGGAATGTGATGATGAATCTGGTAAGTTAAAGATGCATTGCCAGGACTGGTGGGTGGAAGATCTTTCGGTGCTAAAAATTGACATTTATCAGCGAGTTATTGCTTCCATGAGGAGAACTGGGGTCAGATCAGACAGCATTGTCCAATCACTAATGCATTATGCTCAAACTTCTCTAAAGGGTATTGAAAGACGACACAATTGGGAGTCTGGCATTGTTGTTGGAGACAAGCAGAGAGTGATCATAGAGGCTCTTGTTGATCTATTGGCAACCGAGAACATCACAACAGTTCCTCTCTCCTTTCTGTTTGGGATGCTAAGAATGGCAATCGAGTTGGCTACCAGCCTTGGCTGTAGGTTGGAGCTGGAGAGGAGAATTGGGTTCCAACTGGAATTGGCTTCACTTGATGACCTGCTTATTCCTTCATCTCAGCCAAACGATTCAGTTTTTGATGTTGATACAGTCCATCGAATGTTGGTAAATTTCATCCAAAGGGTTGAGGAGGATGACTCTGAAGATTCATCTCATTGTGGATATGAATCTCTGAGCGTAAAATCTCCAAGTCACAGTTCCGTTCTGAAAGTAGGGAGGCTAATAGATGGATATCTTGCAGAAATTGCACCAGATCCACATCTGAGTTTGTCAAAATTTATGGCAATAATTGAACTCTTGCCGGATTATGCTCGCATAATTGATGATGGCCTCTATAGAGCTGTTGATATCTACTTGAAGGTAACTATCTAATTCCATGCATGTATGTAGAAATGTGTATGTGCACGTCAGTTTATTCGAAAGAGCGTGCATGAGTGTGAATCTGAAATGTATCTTTTTTGTTTGTGACCTTATAGAATGTAATGTGCATATTGATCTTATTTTTTGTGCGAGTACTGCAAAGAATCTGCTTTAGGCTAAATGTAGGTCACAGTATTCGGTTGAATCTGGTTTTCCTTAATTC
Proteins encoded:
- the LOC135617722 gene encoding BTB/POZ domain-containing protein At3g08570-like isoform X1 — protein: MSESAFPFSAAKLATSPRFCNPITTRRIFSDVAGDITLYVDGQSFLLHKFPLVSRSGKIRKMVMDSRDPDLSMLELHGVPGGAEAFELAAKFCYGTNFEITATNVAHLRCIAEYLEMTEDYQEKNLIARAETYLSEIVVQSLEKSLEVLCSCDGLHPIAEEVGILDRCVDAVAINASKEQLVSGLARLECDDESGKLKMHCQDWWVEDLSVLKIDIYQRVIASMRRTGVRSDSIVQSLMHYAQTSLKGIERRHNWESGIVVGDKQRVIIEALVDLLATENITTVPLSFLFGMLRMAIELATSLGCRLELERRIGFQLELASLDDLLIPSSQPNDSVFDVDTVHRMLVNFIQRVEEDDSEDSSHCGYESLSVKSPSHSSVLKVGRLIDGYLAEIAPDPHLSLSKFMAIIELLPDYARIIDDGLYRAVDIYLKAHPSLTESECKKLCKLIDCQKISQEAANHAAQNDRLPVQMVVGVLYFEQLRLKSALSGNSGDGSFSQRIISSSGVQSAAVSPRDNYASLRRENRELKLEIARMRVRLSELEKEQAFMKQGMRDNRSQEHSKAFLSSISRGIGRIAMFSPSQRKHQKSTKKAQVSDAKSRRRQRQSAS
- the LOC135617722 gene encoding BTB/POZ domain-containing protein At3g08570-like isoform X2, translating into MVMDSRDPDLSMLELHGVPGGAEAFELAAKFCYGTNFEITATNVAHLRCIAEYLEMTEDYQEKNLIARAETYLSEIVVQSLEKSLEVLCSCDGLHPIAEEVGILDRCVDAVAINASKEQLVSGLARLECDDESGKLKMHCQDWWVEDLSVLKIDIYQRVIASMRRTGVRSDSIVQSLMHYAQTSLKGIERRHNWESGIVVGDKQRVIIEALVDLLATENITTVPLSFLFGMLRMAIELATSLGCRLELERRIGFQLELASLDDLLIPSSQPNDSVFDVDTVHRMLVNFIQRVEEDDSEDSSHCGYESLSVKSPSHSSVLKVGRLIDGYLAEIAPDPHLSLSKFMAIIELLPDYARIIDDGLYRAVDIYLKAHPSLTESECKKLCKLIDCQKISQEAANHAAQNDRLPVQMVVGVLYFEQLRLKSALSGNSGDGSFSQRIISSSGVQSAAVSPRDNYASLRRENRELKLEIARMRVRLSELEKEQAFMKQGMRDNRSQEHSKAFLSSISRGIGRIAMFSPSQRKHQKSTKKAQVSDAKSRRRQRQSAS